A portion of the Paenibacillus hamazuiensis genome contains these proteins:
- a CDS encoding dihydrofolate reductase family protein: MGKIILTMHTSLDGVVTNEDQWMTFSDEILEEYKEYYNGIDRIVVGGNTYPALAEYWQNAEQSSESVLERSIAKNINDIPKIVISRSRKDLVWRNSEQIVIEDHESFVREMQALKNTESNISVESGLKTWQLFIQNGLFDDLWMFVHPVIASQGEKLFEASGDKQVLHLTKNKSFGNGVIGLYYEKK, encoded by the coding sequence ATGGGAAAAATCATATTGACGATGCACACGTCGCTGGACGGCGTCGTTACCAATGAAGATCAATGGATGACATTCAGCGATGAAATTCTTGAAGAATACAAGGAATACTACAACGGTATCGACAGGATCGTCGTCGGGGGAAATACTTATCCGGCTCTGGCCGAATACTGGCAAAATGCGGAACAATCGTCCGAATCCGTTCTCGAGCGCTCGATTGCAAAGAATATTAACGACATTCCGAAAATCGTGATCTCCCGTTCGCGAAAAGACCTTGTTTGGAGAAATTCCGAGCAGATCGTGATCGAAGATCATGAATCATTCGTCCGAGAGATGCAGGCTCTGAAAAATACGGAAAGTAATATTTCCGTCGAGAGCGGATTGAAAACCTGGCAGCTGTTCATTCAAAATGGACTTTTCGACGATCTTTGGATGTTCGTTCATCCTGTGATTGCTTCCCAAGGCGAGAAATTGTTCGAGGCTTCCGGAGATAAGCAAGTTTTGCATTTAACAAAGAACAAATCGTTTGGCAACGGCGTAATCGGTTTGTATTATGAGAAAAAATAG
- a CDS encoding glycerophosphodiester phosphodiesterase family protein, with protein MSRLQKIWRKKSLLFFAVLIVFVYFNNSPLFAKQRSGPPLLLAHRGLAQTFTMEGVTNDTCTAQRIYEPEHPYLENTISSMEAAFQAGADIVEFDVHMTKDDQFAVFHDWTLDCRTNVQGVTRDYSMAELKKVDIGYGYTADGGATYPFRGKGVGLMPSLTEVLERFPDKPFLIDVKSSDPAEGQLLARYLSKLPKRQQNLLAVYGGDEPVAALKEQMPDMRVMSKATMKSCLIPYLAVGWTGYVPAACEHTELHIPDKIAPWLWGWPEKFLNRMEQADNRVIVVGGDGSDFSSGFDTPEDIKRLPHNYSGGIWTNRIDRIAPLYRYPPG; from the coding sequence GTGAGTAGACTCCAAAAAATATGGAGAAAGAAAAGCCTTTTATTCTTCGCGGTACTCATCGTTTTCGTTTACTTCAATAACAGCCCGCTGTTTGCGAAACAGCGGAGCGGGCCCCCGCTTCTCCTCGCACACCGCGGACTTGCGCAAACTTTTACGATGGAAGGTGTGACAAACGATACTTGTACCGCCCAGCGCATCTATGAGCCTGAGCATCCCTATTTGGAAAATACGATTTCCTCGATGGAAGCGGCATTTCAGGCCGGAGCGGATATAGTTGAATTCGACGTACATATGACGAAAGACGATCAATTCGCCGTTTTTCATGATTGGACGCTGGATTGCCGCACCAATGTGCAAGGGGTGACCAGGGACTATTCCATGGCTGAATTAAAAAAAGTCGATATAGGATACGGTTATACGGCCGATGGCGGTGCGACGTACCCATTTCGCGGAAAGGGGGTCGGGTTGATGCCGTCATTGACGGAAGTTTTGGAGCGGTTTCCCGATAAGCCGTTTTTGATCGATGTGAAGAGCAGCGATCCCGCGGAGGGGCAGCTTCTTGCCCGGTATTTGTCGAAGCTTCCGAAGCGGCAGCAAAACCTGCTCGCGGTCTACGGGGGAGACGAGCCTGTAGCCGCATTGAAGGAACAGATGCCCGATATGCGCGTCATGTCCAAAGCGACAATGAAAAGTTGTCTGATTCCTTATCTCGCCGTAGGTTGGACCGGGTATGTACCTGCCGCGTGCGAGCATACCGAGCTGCATATACCGGATAAAATAGCACCCTGGCTGTGGGGCTGGCCCGAAAAATTTCTGAATCGGATGGAGCAAGCCGATAATCGCGTCATCGTCGTCGGAGGCGATGGCAGCGACTTTTCGAGCGGATTCGATACGCCGGAGGACATCAAGCGGCTGCCGCATAACTATTCGGGCGGCATATGGACGAACCGGATAGATCGGATTGCTCCGTTGTACCGGTATCCTCCAGGGTAA
- a CDS encoding MarR family winged helix-turn-helix transcriptional regulator: MSGKPLSPQDPTSPEVDVLDALIRTAHYVKREFESRLSAMDIPAFLTGPRLRLLIAVAESQPVRMSDLAAAMDIKAITVTQFVDALEKEQLLVRIPDPKDRRATLVKLTDKAPPLIEQGRAAAKLVKEELLKPLPPESRSQLVNILSQLVDFKNVCIFETKEP; this comes from the coding sequence ATGTCCGGAAAGCCGCTTTCTCCCCAAGATCCGACCTCCCCGGAAGTCGACGTTTTGGACGCGCTTATACGTACCGCCCACTATGTCAAACGCGAGTTCGAATCGCGCCTGTCCGCCATGGACATCCCTGCGTTTTTAACCGGTCCGCGGCTGCGCCTGCTTATCGCCGTTGCCGAATCGCAGCCGGTCCGAATGAGCGATTTGGCCGCGGCTATGGACATAAAAGCTATAACCGTCACCCAATTCGTCGACGCCTTGGAAAAAGAACAACTGCTTGTGCGAATCCCCGATCCGAAGGACCGCCGGGCGACGCTTGTGAAGCTGACCGACAAGGCTCCGCCTCTCATCGAACAAGGGCGTGCAGCCGCGAAACTCGTGAAGGAGGAGCTGCTCAAGCCTTTGCCCCCGGAATCGCGCAGCCAGCTGGTCAATATTTTGTCGCAGCTCGTCGACTTCAAGAACGTTTGCATTTTTGAAACGAAGGAGCCTTAG
- a CDS encoding IS1182 family transposase (programmed frameshift), whose amino-acid sequence MLRSNPNVQNEYELVCIEELVHPDHPLRKVHKHIDFSFILDLVRPYYCEDNGRPSADPIMLFKMLLIGYLDGIRSERRLEREVFSNNAYRWFLGLGLKDRVPDHSTLSYFRERLQEGDVLQQIFDRVVLLAIQHRLVAGRVLITDSTHLKANANKRKFVQEEVTKSTKAYMEELDEAIRADREAHGKKPLKPREEVEETKLTKVSTTDPESGYMVRDGKPEGFFYLDHRTVDHKYNIIMDVHVTAGNVHDSVPYIERLEHIIKKFKFEKTLEAVALDAGYFTSHICKKLQDKKIYAVIGGRAFTPVKGLMAKWRFKYDAENNVYICPQKHELKYTTTDREGYRQYKSDPNHCANCPMLKECTRSRNHQKVITRHVWQDSKEWVKQNGRSKSGKYLYRLRYQTIERSFADAKELHGLRYCRFRGRNKVQQQALLTALCQNIKKIANILAKRAG is encoded by the exons ATGCTTCGCTCTAATCCGAATGTCCAAAATGAATATGAATTGGTGTGTATCGAGGAACTGGTTCATCCAGATCATCCTCTTCGTAAAGTACATAAGCATATCGACTTTTCCTTTATTCTCGACTTAGTCCGTCCTTATTACTGCGAGGATAATGGACGTCCCTCGGCAGATCCCATCATGCTTTTCAAGATGCTATTGATCGGGTATCTTGACGGCATTCGCTCCGAACGACGGTTGGAAAGAGAGGTTTTCTCTAATAATGCTTATCGATGGTTTCTGGGGCTTGGGCTCAAGGATCGCGTGCCGGATCATAGCACCCTTAGCTACTTTCGTGAACGTCTTCAAGAAGGCGATGTACTTCAACAAATCTTCGACCGGGTCGTTCTGCTTGCTATTCAACATCGTCTCGTTGCCGGTCGGGTACTTATCACCGACTCAACTCATCTTAAGGCCAATGCGAATAAACGAAAGTTTGTTCAAGAGGAAGTAACCAAGAGTACGAAGGCCTACATGGAAGAACTGGACGAAGCAATTCGTGCCGATCGCGAGGCTCATGGAAAAAAGC CTTTAAAGCCACGAGAGGAGGTGGAAGAAACCAAACTAACGAAGGTAAGCACAACCGATCCGGAGAGCGGTTATATGGTGCGGGACGGTAAGCCGGAAGGCTTTTTCTATCTCGATCATCGGACCGTCGACCACAAATACAACATCATCATGGATGTCCACGTCACTGCCGGCAATGTTCACGATTCTGTCCCTTACATAGAGCGTTTGGAACATATCATCAAGAAGTTTAAATTCGAAAAAACACTGGAAGCCGTCGCACTGGATGCAGGTTACTTCACGTCGCACATTTGCAAAAAGCTTCAAGACAAGAAAATATACGCGGTCATCGGAGGTAGAGCCTTTACCCCAGTTAAAGGATTAATGGCTAAGTGGCGATTTAAGTATGATGCGGAGAACAATGTGTATATATGTCCACAAAAACACGAATTGAAATATACGACAACGGATCGCGAAGGCTACAGACAGTATAAGTCGGATCCGAATCATTGTGCGAACTGCCCCATGCTCAAAGAATGTACCCGGTCCCGGAATCACCAAAAAGTCATCACCAGGCATGTATGGCAGGATAGTAAAGAGTGGGTAAAACAAAACGGTAGAAGCAAGTCCGGCAAATATCTCTACCGCTTACGATACCAGACGATTGAGCGAAGCTTCGCGGATGCCAAAGAGCTCCATGGGCTTCGCTACTGCCGGTTCCGCGGCCGAAACAAAGTGCAGCAGCAAGCATTACTGACTGCACTATGTCAAAACATTAAAAAGATCGCCAATATCCTGGCTAAAAGGGCCGGATAA
- a CDS encoding winged helix-turn-helix transcriptional regulator produces MKREDNKSQCPINFTVEILGDTWSLLIVRDMLALGKKTFGEFLDSKERIGPSVLTERLVHLERKGIIFKEPSLTDKRKFNYSLTEKGLELIPIVYEIAVWGSKNSPNPEAPEVWFQSLKHGKEKVINLWYEAVRSGSSFFNGPNSVVKMLEL; encoded by the coding sequence ATGAAACGGGAAGACAATAAATCACAATGTCCTATTAATTTCACAGTGGAAATCTTGGGCGACACTTGGTCGCTTCTTATTGTGCGGGATATGCTTGCCCTCGGCAAAAAAACGTTCGGCGAATTTCTGGATTCAAAAGAGCGAATCGGTCCCAGCGTGCTCACGGAGCGGCTTGTCCACTTGGAGAGGAAAGGGATCATATTCAAGGAGCCGAGCCTCACCGACAAGCGGAAATTTAACTATTCACTTACGGAGAAAGGATTGGAGTTAATACCCATTGTTTATGAAATCGCCGTGTGGGGTTCGAAAAACAGCCCTAATCCGGAGGCACCGGAAGTATGGTTCCAGTCTTTGAAGCACGGTAAAGAAAAAGTAATAAACTTGTGGTACGAAGCGGTGAGGTCCGGCAGTTCTTTCTTTAACGGTCCTAACAGCGTTGTGAAAATGCTGGAACTATAG
- a CDS encoding transcriptional regulator, with amino-acid sequence MKRFEAAMKEWLSEQVNNESNPRRRELLRKGLGHGTTEFLKQIWYPAIGNFNDLYPEWEVRDLHNRYRYLDLAYMPAGVKGCIEIHGYSTHARDIETWRFKDLCMKQAMLVLDDWSFLPIAYLSIKEDPSICKQLVLSFVGKFTSLPISHSLDWIEAETIRFARRKLRPFPAEELASHLHCSDKHSRRILKRLTEKHMLTIVNGKQRYRMWQLADSR; translated from the coding sequence TTGAAACGCTTTGAGGCAGCAATGAAGGAGTGGCTTTCCGAGCAAGTGAACAATGAATCAAATCCCAGACGGCGAGAGCTGCTAAGGAAAGGTTTGGGACATGGAACAACAGAATTTCTAAAACAAATATGGTATCCGGCAATTGGGAATTTCAATGATTTGTATCCCGAATGGGAAGTGCGGGATTTGCACAATCGCTATCGTTACCTCGATCTTGCCTATATGCCGGCCGGAGTGAAAGGGTGCATAGAAATTCACGGCTATAGCACCCATGCCAGAGATATCGAAACATGGCGGTTTAAAGACTTATGCATGAAGCAGGCCATGTTGGTTCTTGACGATTGGTCATTCCTTCCTATCGCATATTTATCGATCAAGGAAGATCCTTCGATCTGCAAACAACTTGTTCTCTCTTTTGTCGGGAAGTTTACCTCATTGCCCATTTCACACTCATTGGATTGGATTGAAGCGGAAACTATACGTTTCGCCAGGCGAAAGCTGCGGCCATTTCCTGCAGAGGAACTCGCCTCCCATCTCCATTGCTCCGACAAACATTCTCGGCGTATCCTTAAAAGGCTTACGGAAAAGCATATGTTGACTATTGTAAACGGGAAACAAAGGTATCGTATGTGGCAGCTGGCGGACAGTCGCTAA
- a CDS encoding sugar phosphate isomerase/epimerase family protein, translated as MMACVPRLNDGSGKPPRLEIHQSWWAMTGLGEGDREWTLEEKFEHIAKAGFTGIVARLPAPDQAERWRKLLDDYGFAFGIHSFPYHRSDLEAAIKEAKNFGADYINSQVADSFVTDSAAVSLLRDLVDAASKAGIPYFVETHRGRITQDLLRTVQYVRDVPDIRLTIDFSHYVVAGELILPNEKVEAYFDVLLKQTACFHGRISNGQQIQVDTEIGSDYIPFFLNWWKKGMNYWLQNAAPGDYLPFVCELGPPPYAIKTGAGQEISDRWTQALELKKLAESIRV; from the coding sequence ATGATGGCATGCGTTCCACGGTTAAACGACGGCTCGGGGAAGCCGCCGCGCTTGGAAATTCACCAGTCCTGGTGGGCGATGACGGGACTCGGGGAAGGCGATCGGGAATGGACGTTGGAGGAAAAGTTTGAGCATATCGCTAAAGCGGGATTTACCGGGATTGTTGCCCGGCTTCCCGCCCCGGACCAAGCGGAACGTTGGCGCAAGCTTTTGGACGATTACGGATTTGCATTCGGCATCCATTCTTTTCCTTATCATCGGAGTGATTTGGAGGCAGCGATCAAGGAAGCCAAAAATTTCGGCGCCGACTACATTAATTCTCAAGTCGCCGATTCGTTTGTGACGGATTCCGCTGCTGTCTCGCTACTTCGCGATCTTGTGGATGCGGCCTCGAAAGCGGGGATTCCTTATTTTGTGGAAACCCACCGCGGCCGGATTACGCAGGATTTGCTCCGTACCGTACAGTATGTCCGCGATGTGCCGGACATTCGGCTCACGATCGACTTTTCGCATTATGTTGTCGCCGGAGAGCTGATCTTGCCGAACGAGAAAGTCGAGGCCTATTTTGACGTCCTTCTCAAGCAAACGGCTTGCTTTCACGGAAGAATTTCCAACGGCCAGCAAATCCAGGTGGATACGGAAATCGGCTCGGATTACATTCCATTTTTTCTAAACTGGTGGAAAAAAGGAATGAACTACTGGCTGCAGAACGCGGCGCCGGGAGATTACTTGCCGTTTGTATGCGAATTGGGACCGCCCCCCTATGCCATAAAAACCGGCGCCGGCCAAGAGATCTCGGATCGATGGACGCAGGCGCTTGAGCTTAAGAAGCTGGCCGAATCGATTCGCGTGTAA
- a CDS encoding MDR family MFS transporter, producing MSEQSGKSGNYAVAGLMLGILMSSMDNTIVAASMGTIVSSLGGMEQFVWVTSSYMVTSMAGTPIFGKLSDMYGRKRFFVFGLFLFLVGSILCGLSSSIVQLSVFRALQGIGGGAIMPIALTILFDMFPPEQRGKISGISGAVFGASSIFGPLLGAVISDHLGWNWIFYVNVPIGIVSCLLIMLFYKESPTHSKQKIDWWGAATLVGSVVCLMFAMEMGGRLYAWNSGIVIGLFILFIILLSGFVIAERRAEAPIVSFRMFKTRLYAASVAAAFFYGTGFVTATVYVPIFIQGVFGGSATGSGMILMPMLVAGVLFSQIGARLTTKTSYRRLMLGSVLLFMAGMFLLSSLSPASSRSMTTAFMIVTGMGIGMSMSVLMQAAVHHFDMRQRGAATSSVVFLRSLGMTVGITVYGIIQRNFLARNLGEAFGGRGIPEGTPLDPRLALTPEHRAQIPPDMLEIIVRSLSSSISHTFLWAVVPAALAAISVLLMPGDRVMVTREAKGAGEKAIRQ from the coding sequence ATGTCGGAGCAATCGGGCAAAAGCGGCAATTATGCGGTTGCCGGTTTAATGCTGGGAATTTTGATGTCGTCGATGGACAATACGATCGTCGCTGCATCGATGGGGACGATCGTGTCGAGTCTTGGCGGCATGGAGCAGTTTGTTTGGGTTACATCGTCTTATATGGTGACTTCGATGGCGGGAACGCCGATTTTCGGGAAGTTGTCCGATATGTATGGGCGCAAACGGTTTTTCGTATTTGGATTGTTCTTGTTTCTCGTTGGCTCGATCCTGTGCGGGCTGTCGTCAAGCATCGTTCAGCTCAGCGTTTTTCGGGCGCTTCAGGGCATTGGCGGCGGTGCGATTATGCCCATCGCGCTGACGATATTGTTCGATATGTTCCCTCCGGAACAGCGCGGCAAAATATCCGGAATATCCGGAGCCGTTTTCGGCGCTTCGAGTATTTTCGGTCCTTTGCTCGGCGCCGTCATTTCGGACCATCTCGGATGGAACTGGATTTTTTACGTCAATGTGCCGATCGGCATCGTCTCATGTCTGCTTATTATGCTGTTTTATAAGGAGTCACCGACTCATTCCAAGCAAAAAATCGATTGGTGGGGGGCGGCAACGCTAGTCGGATCGGTCGTCTGCCTCATGTTCGCGATGGAGATGGGCGGTAGACTATATGCGTGGAATTCCGGCATCGTTATCGGCCTTTTCATTTTATTCATTATTCTTCTTTCGGGATTCGTGATCGCGGAACGGAGAGCGGAAGCGCCGATCGTTTCGTTTCGCATGTTCAAAACCCGCCTGTATGCGGCAAGCGTCGCTGCGGCATTTTTTTACGGAACAGGTTTTGTTACCGCTACGGTGTATGTTCCTATCTTTATTCAAGGCGTTTTCGGCGGGTCGGCGACCGGTTCCGGCATGATTTTAATGCCGATGCTGGTTGCCGGCGTGCTGTTCAGCCAAATCGGAGCCAGACTGACGACGAAAACCAGCTATCGACGTTTGATGCTCGGCTCCGTCCTGCTGTTTATGGCCGGCATGTTTTTGCTCAGCTCCTTGTCACCCGCATCGTCGCGCTCCATGACAACGGCGTTCATGATCGTAACCGGCATGGGAATCGGCATGTCCATGTCGGTTTTGATGCAAGCGGCCGTTCACCATTTCGATATGCGGCAGCGCGGGGCCGCGACTTCATCCGTCGTGTTCCTGCGCTCGCTCGGGATGACGGTAGGGATCACGGTTTACGGCATTATTCAGCGGAACTTCCTCGCCCGCAATTTGGGGGAAGCGTTCGGAGGTCGCGGAATTCCGGAAGGAACCCCGCTCGATCCGCGTCTGGCATTGACGCCGGAGCACCGCGCGCAAATCCCGCCGGATATGCTGGAAATCATCGTGCGTTCCCTCTCTTCATCGATTTCCCATACCTTTCTATGGGCGGTTGTCCCGGCGGCACTTGCGGCGATCTCCGTTTTGCTTATGCCGGGGGACAGGGTCATGGTGACAAGGGAAGCGAAGGGTGCGGGCGAAAAGGCGATAAGGCAGTGA
- a CDS encoding VOC family protein, translating to MKVLSIFMPKITPHLCFDYQAEEAVHFYVSVFRNSAILNVTRYGEGEYGPAGSVRTVRFHLGGQEIIAVNGGPAFRFSDGLSLYVSCDTQEEIDELWEKLSEDGTKEECGWLKDKYGVYWQINPKIAWQMVNDPDPVKSRRVMAAIERMSKIEIDKLIQAYEGS from the coding sequence TTGAAAGTTCTGAGCATCTTTATGCCCAAAATCACTCCCCATCTATGCTTCGACTATCAAGCTGAGGAAGCGGTTCATTTTTATGTATCCGTTTTTAGAAATTCGGCTATTTTGAATGTCACTCGTTATGGAGAAGGAGAATATGGGCCTGCCGGCTCCGTAAGAACGGTCCGGTTCCACCTCGGCGGTCAGGAAATCATCGCGGTAAACGGCGGACCTGCCTTTCGGTTCAGCGACGGGTTATCGCTTTACGTGAGCTGCGATACGCAGGAAGAGATTGACGAACTGTGGGAAAAGCTTTCGGAGGACGGGACCAAGGAAGAATGCGGTTGGCTAAAAGATAAATACGGCGTATATTGGCAAATCAATCCCAAGATCGCTTGGCAGATGGTTAATGACCCGGATCCCGTCAAATCACGAAGAGTTATGGCCGCAATAGAACGAATGTCGAAGATCGAAATTGATAAATTGATTCAAGCCTACGAAGGATCTTGA
- a CDS encoding RCC1 domain-containing protein — MKCRLKKRIQIVFSLVVLLSLILSSVPSFASAQDPGCIPGFTTKPMAAAGIVHTVVLKSDGTVWSWGGNQSGQLGEGSRNAGVFPVKAQNLCDVVAVAAGADHTVALKSDGTVWSWGSNLYGQLGGGTYETRNAPRLAPMRVSDLSDVVAVAAGSYHTVALKNDGTVWTWGSNFGGTLGYETDTPGGTEEFNPKPLQVSGLTGVKAIAAGSGSLNDPGHTVALKSDGTVWTWGSNRHAQLGYGTNAYTSKPNYASGQVPNLGNIESIAAGLSHTVARGNDGTIWAWGGGSYYYGELGDGTTNSSITPVKVLNNLNPRQEVNGAVTVAASLEYSLVLLSDGTVWAWGRNEEGQLGDGTFQRRLVATKTNLTGTFVAIGTGSSHSIAIKDDGTVWTWGVNYARQLGYDTWLPQDPEYNPPSNMPHPVEGFNVKETVSPPTLKLTGKQRLLYSEWSAEPTNLTAVLNNPGNELTGVRLELVWGPGWSLVDGDAVHIIGNVPGGTNAQTVWKVRFASEGIHRLTVSLLKNPTGYFFVQYL; from the coding sequence ATGAAATGCCGCCTTAAGAAAAGGATTCAAATTGTCTTTTCGCTTGTCGTTTTATTATCTTTAATCCTCTCATCCGTTCCGAGTTTCGCATCAGCGCAGGATCCCGGCTGCATTCCAGGCTTTACAACCAAGCCGATGGCCGCTGCGGGAATCGTCCATACCGTTGTTTTGAAAAGCGACGGAACGGTGTGGTCGTGGGGAGGCAATCAAAGCGGCCAACTCGGAGAAGGATCGAGAAATGCCGGCGTTTTTCCCGTAAAAGCGCAAAACTTGTGCGATGTCGTCGCCGTTGCGGCAGGAGCCGACCATACCGTTGCCCTGAAAAGCGATGGAACCGTGTGGTCATGGGGGAGCAACTTATATGGCCAGCTCGGGGGCGGAACGTACGAGACAAGAAATGCTCCCAGGCTTGCTCCTATGCGGGTAAGCGATCTAAGTGACGTTGTCGCCGTTGCCGCCGGCTCATACCATACGGTTGCCTTGAAAAACGACGGTACGGTATGGACGTGGGGGAGCAACTTCGGCGGAACACTCGGATACGAAACCGACACTCCTGGCGGAACCGAAGAATTTAATCCTAAGCCGCTGCAAGTAAGCGGACTGACGGGTGTTAAGGCCATTGCTGCGGGATCCGGGAGTTTAAATGATCCCGGGCATACGGTCGCCTTGAAAAGCGATGGCACGGTATGGACATGGGGAAGCAACAGGCATGCTCAACTCGGATACGGTACGAACGCGTATACTTCCAAGCCTAACTATGCTTCCGGACAAGTGCCGAACCTCGGCAATATCGAATCCATAGCGGCAGGCTTGTCCCATACCGTTGCCCGGGGCAATGACGGAACGATATGGGCATGGGGAGGAGGCAGCTATTACTATGGCGAGCTTGGAGACGGAACAACGAATTCCAGCATAACCCCGGTGAAAGTACTGAATAACCTTAATCCGAGGCAAGAGGTGAATGGGGCTGTCACCGTTGCCGCATCTCTCGAATACTCTCTGGTTCTGTTAAGCGACGGTACGGTATGGGCATGGGGAAGAAATGAAGAAGGCCAGCTCGGAGACGGCACGTTTCAGAGACGGTTGGTTGCAACGAAAACGAATCTGACGGGCACTTTTGTCGCCATTGGCACGGGGTCTTCTCATTCGATCGCCATAAAAGATGACGGAACCGTATGGACTTGGGGAGTCAACTATGCCCGTCAGCTCGGATACGATACGTGGCTGCCTCAGGATCCGGAGTATAACCCGCCGTCCAATATGCCTCATCCGGTTGAAGGATTTAACGTCAAGGAAACCGTAAGCCCGCCGACATTGAAGCTGACGGGCAAGCAGCGTTTGTTATATTCGGAATGGTCCGCCGAACCGACAAATTTAACGGCAGTTTTAAATAACCCGGGGAACGAGCTTACGGGCGTCAGGCTTGAATTGGTTTGGGGCCCAGGCTGGAGTCTTGTTGACGGCGATGCCGTTCATATTATCGGCAATGTGCCCGGCGGAACGAATGCCCAGACGGTATGGAAAGTGCGTTTTGCTTCGGAAGGCATTCACCGGTTAACGGTCAGCCTGTTGAAAAACCCAACAGGCTACTTTTTCGTTCAATATCTTTAA
- a CDS encoding TetR/AcrR family transcriptional regulator, with protein sequence MRRESRKRDTKEKIVRHAIRLFKEKGYDNVTVDEITQICGIAKGTFFNYFPKKENVLLHLVDSYGELMKEIVLKHREERLQDRLMNIFRELLHIYLRHADLLRLTLIETIKSAMEPGGSSTNLFVFQETLREMLEGAKADGLIRSGTDSGVSASVLAAIFYHTLINWSGAADEETMAAILQQHLNAVWEGMAGE encoded by the coding sequence ATGCGGAGAGAATCCAGAAAAAGAGATACGAAGGAAAAGATCGTACGTCACGCCATCCGGCTGTTTAAAGAAAAGGGATATGACAATGTGACCGTGGATGAAATAACGCAAATTTGCGGAATCGCCAAAGGAACGTTTTTTAATTATTTTCCCAAGAAAGAAAATGTCCTGCTGCACTTGGTCGATTCCTATGGGGAACTGATGAAAGAGATTGTCCTCAAGCATCGGGAAGAGCGTTTACAAGACCGGCTGATGAATATTTTTCGCGAATTACTGCATATTTATTTGCGGCATGCCGACCTGCTGCGCCTGACCCTGATCGAAACGATCAAATCGGCGATGGAACCGGGGGGAAGCTCTACGAATTTATTCGTATTTCAGGAAACGCTGCGCGAAATGCTGGAGGGGGCCAAAGCCGACGGCCTAATCCGCAGCGGCACGGATTCGGGTGTAAGCGCCTCGGTGCTTGCAGCCATTTTTTATCATACGCTGATTAATTGGTCGGGAGCAGCCGATGAAGAAACGATGGCAGCTATTTTGCAGCAGCATCTCAATGCCGTTTGGGAGGGGATGGCCGGTGAGTAG